The Flavobacterium praedii genome window below encodes:
- a CDS encoding DUF1003 domain-containing protein, protein MKNNKTWHEKHKEALSFGSRLADSVAKGMGSWKFIIIQSVFVIVWMGLNLLAYMSHWDVYPFILLNLVFSTQAAYAAPIIMMSQNRQSERDRIQAQSDYQTNIDAKLEIEALTIKLDKIEAEKLDKIIAMLEEMKSNSNK, encoded by the coding sequence ATGAAGAATAACAAAACTTGGCACGAAAAACATAAAGAAGCATTAAGTTTTGGTAGTCGTTTGGCTGATTCTGTTGCTAAAGGAATGGGGTCTTGGAAATTTATTATTATTCAAAGTGTTTTTGTAATAGTATGGATGGGATTAAACCTTCTCGCGTATATGAGTCATTGGGATGTCTATCCTTTTATATTGCTGAATCTTGTTTTCTCCACTCAGGCAGCTTATGCGGCACCAATTATTATGATGTCGCAAAATAGACAAAGTGAAAGAGATCGAATTCAAGCGCAATCTGATTACCAAACCAATATAGATGCAAAGTTGGAAATTGAAGCTTTGACCATTAAGTTGGATAAAATTGAAGCCGAAAAATTGGATAAGATAATTGCCATGTTGGAAGAGATGAAAAGCAATTCTAATAAATAA
- the ruvC gene encoding crossover junction endodeoxyribonuclease RuvC yields the protein MTKERIILGIDPGTTIMGFGLIKIVNKKMEFLQLNELQLSKYDNHYQKLKIIFERTIELIETHHPDEIAIEAPFFGKNVQSMLKLGRAQGVAMAAGLSRDIPITEYEPKKIKMAITGNGNASKEQVAKMLQQLLGLKELPKNLDSTDGLAAAVCHFFNSGKVIGEKSYTGWDAFVKQNEERVKK from the coding sequence GTGACAAAAGAACGCATTATATTAGGAATTGACCCTGGAACCACGATTATGGGTTTTGGATTGATAAAAATTGTGAATAAGAAAATGGAATTTTTGCAACTTAACGAATTGCAATTGTCCAAATATGACAACCATTACCAGAAACTAAAAATAATTTTTGAACGAACCATAGAATTAATAGAAACGCATCATCCAGACGAAATTGCGATTGAAGCTCCGTTCTTTGGCAAGAATGTACAATCGATGCTGAAGTTGGGTCGCGCGCAAGGTGTGGCAATGGCTGCGGGACTTTCCAGAGACATACCAATAACTGAATACGAACCCAAAAAAATAAAAATGGCCATCACCGGAAACGGAAATGCCAGCAAAGAACAAGTGGCCAAAATGCTTCAACAATTATTGGGACTGAAAGAATTACCTAAAAACTTGGATTCAACAGATGGCTTGGCAGCAGCAGTTTGCCACTTTTTTAATTCTGGGAAAGTGATCGGTGAAAAAAGCTATACAGGTTGGGATGCATTTGTAAAACAAAATGAGGAAAGAGTTAAGAAATAG
- a CDS encoding four helix bundle protein — translation MRFQDLLAFKKSFSLAMKIFEITKSFPKEETYSLTDQIRRSSRSVPVTIAEAYRKRIYPRHFHSKLTDSDGENSETQVWLEFAFACKYISETIYQELISESLEIGKLVNYMILNPEKFGVKKE, via the coding sequence ATGAGATTTCAGGATTTATTAGCTTTTAAAAAATCATTTTCGTTAGCAATGAAGATTTTTGAAATAACAAAAAGCTTTCCAAAAGAAGAGACCTATTCATTGACTGATCAAATTAGACGTTCATCCAGAAGTGTTCCTGTTACTATTGCCGAAGCGTATAGAAAAAGAATTTATCCAAGACATTTTCACAGTAAATTAACCGATTCTGACGGCGAAAACTCAGAAACACAAGTTTGGTTAGAATTTGCATTTGCGTGTAAGTATATTTCAGAGACGATTTATCAAGAACTTATTTCGGAGAGTTTAGAAATTGGTAAACTCGTTAATTATATGATATTAAATCCAGAGAAGTTTGGAGTAAAGAAAGAGTAA